From the genome of Methylocystis bryophila, one region includes:
- a CDS encoding polysaccharide deacetylase family protein translates to MSQANASAVSHAACAKVASVARRALFYALQTEIPVAAKLASIQARRALTILCLHGVAEGQGAYVSMTPALFDDLIAWLKKRFRIIVFADLETFEPGGKPPLILSFDDGYKDFIEIVAPILEKHGVRVNLNVLPGAIESGLPPMNVMLQDFIISAPAALLGETPLPGLPQGADPENRAAACLRASAALKNRSISEQKTMFAELQRSFSRFEGFRPTQMMTLQDVHEISSIHEVGAHSFEHASMALESDHFLREDAHKCRDYFLANLGYAPSIYAFPNGFARSGQAEILREAGYKHLLLVGQDYSRLDARVHPRFGVYARSEFEARARAVGWSR, encoded by the coding sequence ATGTCTCAGGCAAATGCTTCGGCGGTGAGCCATGCGGCTTGCGCAAAGGTCGCCTCGGTCGCGCGGCGGGCGCTCTTTTATGCGTTACAGACGGAAATTCCCGTGGCGGCGAAGCTTGCGAGCATCCAGGCGAGGCGAGCGCTCACGATCCTATGTCTCCATGGCGTCGCCGAAGGTCAGGGCGCCTATGTCTCGATGACGCCCGCGCTGTTCGATGATTTGATTGCTTGGTTGAAGAAGCGCTTTCGGATTATCGTCTTTGCCGATCTCGAAACTTTTGAACCGGGCGGCAAACCGCCGTTGATCCTTTCCTTTGACGACGGTTACAAGGACTTCATCGAGATCGTCGCGCCAATCCTCGAAAAACATGGCGTTCGCGTCAATCTCAACGTTTTGCCGGGCGCGATCGAAAGCGGTTTGCCGCCGATGAATGTGATGTTGCAGGATTTTATCATATCCGCTCCCGCAGCCTTATTGGGCGAGACGCCGCTGCCGGGACTTCCCCAAGGCGCGGATCCCGAGAACCGCGCCGCCGCTTGCTTGCGAGCCTCCGCCGCGCTCAAGAATCGATCGATATCCGAGCAAAAAACCATGTTCGCCGAGTTGCAGCGAAGCTTCTCACGATTCGAAGGATTTCGTCCCACGCAGATGATGACCCTGCAGGACGTCCACGAGATCTCCTCGATCCACGAAGTCGGCGCTCATTCCTTCGAGCACGCAAGCATGGCCTTGGAAAGCGACCATTTTTTGCGCGAAGACGCGCACAAATGCAGAGATTATTTTCTGGCGAACCTCGGCTACGCGCCGTCGATTTACGCCTTTCCGAACGGCTTCGCGCGCTCGGGTCAGGCAGAGATCCTGCGCGAAGCCGGATATAAGCACCTCCTGCTCGTCGGACAGGATTATTCGCGCCTTGACGCCCGAGTGCATCCTCGCTTCGGCGTATATGCGAGAAGCGAGTTCGAAGCGCGCGCGCGGGCGGTGGGCTGGTCCCGCTAG